One Monomorium pharaonis isolate MP-MQ-018 chromosome 4, ASM1337386v2, whole genome shotgun sequence DNA segment encodes these proteins:
- the LOC105840502 gene encoding general transcriptional corepressor CYC8, giving the protein MWLLILAGLLTISVGEETSVAQKTVSSAANADDIVLLEINIKDPVKRSPVSNSAVYGASPNSQFVIRHGDEAQELSPEYLAVLRQFTGTEPQAYARPNNVPQRRPLPAYAKQQQALQQAYYNYRKPAVVPPRPRPQLHPQALIQTEAVAQVPALRGPSGASTYQIESYTSPKVGSFEQELIQLISANQAQEFNLIPTQPKTGYPQQDYVKPTAIPTPQLQQYHIETSPPPRYPPQQRVAAAYQAIEQPVQIQYQTAQAADYSTKGVEPFRPSPQYDYVDDGQLRAQSQAEVEANARAQAQAEAQALAFQKIAQDSYQKHRVAAIEQIRLDHERYKQQSALEQIQQGAQVSEAGQAHLEGRLEPKDPEAAYRAKLKAQAAAEAAEARRIQAIAEQKAHTDAIRQVEAQQQATVRAQEKFHQDALNFERNQVRAQAQAQALAEAQAEALYKAYQQSRAKANSEILAAARAQQEAKKVDPNGTPVIQYLLPNTPKLPAPNEYFTNDDVNKYQASSSTYAPRSVTKPESSESTIQEQAYIQPVINQPRQVHKLKVPPTQSSVYISQSGLLKKSPVKSVTIEEIIDQGQLNNPQVVRVPSPKDQQPLTQEELSALINAGYSITPIPQTVKPTQQNYVPENPSGVYYLKKQRPAVRPEYVTYEEVLPRPQRPTRKNISILKQDRPTANEKVTFLVPLEPSFGTRQPPLRNNE; this is encoded by the exons GTCTCCTAACAATCTCCGTTGGAGAGGAGACCAGCGTTGCCCAGAAGACAGTATCATCGGCGGCCAATGCCGATGACATCGTTTTGCTGGAGATTAACATCAAAGATCCTGTCAAGAGGTCTCCAGTTTCAAATAGTGCCGTTTATGGAGCTTCACCTAATAGCCAATTCGTTATTCGACACGGTGATGAGGCTCAAGAG CTATCGCCTGAATATTTAGCCGTCTTGCGACAATTCACGGGAACGGAACCTCAGGCGTACGCAAGGCCCAATAATGTACCTCAACGTAGGCCTCTTCCGGCATATGCCAAACAACAGCAAGCATTACAGCAggcatattataattatcgcaAACCCGCCGTGGTTCCTCCCAGACCAAGACCTCAGCTACATCCCCAGGCATTGATTCAAACCGAGGCTGTAGCACAAGTTCCGGCATTACGCGGTCCATCTGGAGCATCTACATATCAGATAGAATCTTACACCTCACCGAAGGTAGGCTCGTTCGAACAAGAGCTGATACAACTGATATCCGCCAATCAAGCTCAAGAGTTTAACTTGATTCCGACGCAACCGAAAACCGGCTATCCGCAACAAGACTACGTCAAACCAACGGCGATTCCAACGCCTCAGTTACAACAATATCATATCGAAACTAGTCCGCCTCCTCGTTATCCTCCGCAGCAACGAGTAGCAGCGGCATATCAAGCAATTGAACAACCGGTCCAGATTCAATACCAAACAGCTCAAGCGGCAGATTATTCGACAAAAGGTGTTGAACCTTTTAGACCGTCTCCACAATACGATTACGTGGACGACGGTCAGTTAAGAGCCCAATCCCAGGCGGAAGTCGAAGCAAACGCCAGGGCCCAAGCTCAGGCAGAGGCGCAGGCTTTAGCTTTTCAGAAAATTGCTCAAGATTCGTATCAAAAACATCGCGTAGCCGCTATAGAACAAATTAGACTTGATCACGAGAGGTACAAGCAACAGAGCGCCTTGGAACAAATTCAACAAGGAGCTCAGGTGAGCGAAGCCGGACAAGCTCATCTCGAAGGTCGACTAGAACCCAAGGATCCAGAAGCCGCTTATCGAGCAAAGTTGAAAGCGCAGGCGGCTGCTGAAGCCGCTGAAGCCAGAAGAATTCAAGCAATTGCTGAACAAAAGGCCCACACCGATGCTATACGTCAAGTTGAAGCTCAACAGCAAGCCACAGTAAGGGCTCAGGAAAAATTTCATCAGGATGCTTTGAACTTTGAAAGGAATCAGGTGCGTGCTCAAGCCCAAGCTCAAGCATTGGCAGAGGCTCAAGCTGAAGCATTGTACAAAGCCTATCAGCAATCACGCGCCAAAGCGAACAGTGAGATTTTGGCAGCCGCCAGAGCTCAACAAGAAGCCAAAAAGGTAGATCCCAATGGTACGCCAGTCATCCAGTACCTTTTACCTAATACTCCTAAGCTTCCGGCACCTAATGAATATTTCACCAATGACGACGTAAACAAGTATCAGGCTTCCAGCTCTACCTACGCTCCTAGATCCGTGACTAAACCAGAATCGAGTGAGTCTACCATTCAAGAACAAGCTTACATTCAACCTGTTATCAATCAACCTCGTCAAGTGCACAAACTCAAAGTTCCACCGACTCAATCCTCAGTTTATATTTCTCAATCAGGTCTCTTGAAGAAGTCGCCGGTAAAGTCTGTCACCATCGAAGAGATTATTGATCAAGGCCAGCTAAACAACCCTCAAGTCGTACGTGTTCCTTCTCCTAAAGATCAACAACCTCTGACACAGGAAGAATTGTCTGCTTTAATTAACGCCGGGTATAGCATCACTCCGATACCTCAGACAGTAAAGCCTACTCAACAGAACTATGTGCCGGAAAATCCCTCCGGCGTGTACTACTTGAAAAAACAGCGACCAGCGGTTAGGCCTGAATATGTTACGTATGAGGAAGTTTTGCCGCGACCACAAAGACCtactagaaaaaatatatctattctCAAACAAGACAGACCTACTGCTAACGAAAAAGTTACCTTTTTAGTACCATTGGAGCCTAGTTTTGGTACCAGACAACCGCCACtc